In Scylla paramamosain isolate STU-SP2022 unplaced genomic scaffold, ASM3559412v1 Contig59, whole genome shotgun sequence, the following proteins share a genomic window:
- the LOC135098381 gene encoding myb/SANT-like DNA-binding domain-containing protein 4: MDPTPNTQQRRKRKPNWSSDETLRLVNIMAEKRCIIKGRFQPSLTHADKKRAWEDITNSVNACNLHVKRTKKEVVHKWFTMLSHLRRKIGNINKEQNQSGAGGPKATPLDPIDLKVQEMIGEKSVTTGGISPVKGTLLRKLRANRAHDQQQVTHQRQQQQHQEDHQQQQHQEDHQQQHQVDHQQDHQQYPHQEDNQQHQLLEVHQQQEEVLVIPSPQLVADDSSNVQMNYLDFAAANANSVYRDEKRRLKLLKEKAKIDTAVYRDKKRRLKLLKEKAKIDTAVYRDEKRRLKLLKEKAKIEYWQERAKYYKNKRT, translated from the exons ATGGACCCAACTCCAAACACtcaacaaaggaggaagaggaaaccaaACTGGTCAAGTGATGAAACACTGCGCTTGGTTAACATCATGGCAGAAAAACGATGTATAATAAAGGGACGGTTTCAGCCTTCCCTGACCCATGCAGATAAGAAACGTGCATGGGAAGACATTACGAACTCTGTAAATGCGTGCAATTTACATgtgaaaagaactaaaaaaGAAGTTGTACACAAATGGTTTACAATGCTGTCCCACTTACGGAGGAAGATTGGTAATATCAACAAGGAGCAGAATCAATCAG GTGCTGGTGGCCCTAAAGCAACTCCCCTGGATCCCATCGACTTGAAGGTTCAGGAAATGATTGGGGAGAAGAGTGTAACTACTGGTGGCATTTCTCCTGTCAAAGGAACCCTGTTGAG GAAGCTGCGGGCCAACAGGGCACATGACCAACAGCAGGTGACCCatcagcggcagcagcagcagcaccaggaggaccaccagcagcagcagcaccaggaggaccaccagcagcagcaccaggtaGACCACCAGCAGGACCATCAGCAGTACCCCCACCAGGAGGACAACCAACAGCATCAGCTCCTGGAGGTGcatcagcagcaggaggaggtgttggtgaTCCCTTCACCACAACTAGTAGCTGATGATAGTAGCAATGTTCAAATGAATTATTTGGACTTTGCCGCAGCAAATGCAAACTCAGTTTACAGGGACGAAAAGCGTAGGCTGAAGCTGCTCAAGGAAAAAGCCAAGATTGATACTGCAGTTTACAGGGACAAAAAGCGTAGGCTGAAGCTGCTCAAGGAAAAAGCCAAGATTGATACTGCAGTTTACAGGGACGAAAAGCGTAGGCTGAAGCTGCTCAAGGAAAAAGCCAAGATTGAGTACTGGCAAGAAAGAGCaaaatactacaaaaataaaagaacttaA